One segment of Clostridium botulinum DNA contains the following:
- a CDS encoding AAA family ATPase — MYLINRLEINNFKLIDSKKVIDFSKSDLIVLDGPNGYGKTTIFDTIEILVKGNRNLDQVFNSEYRAGDKPVVYAFDKNKPIVLKGEFINELGEKFIVERKIEHPDNIGKISDLKDRFTAYELNSFEEREGKKITQKHINDKLGLYPNESIYNLMYYIQQEETLFFLKENEYKRKEKLNTLFNMEKECKEQSKILKLRDKLNSKRKQIGGEDGKDGEILTLDKEINEINIKDATDAVNVQYTRLISHKNIIWDNELLELDYDTFQKSIVEINKIKMLRENIKDYEAILYNSKIDFALDKRQEDILRGSFIINQELIIYDQRMKEIKMCNSYKRFVNFLKLDDYVSLKEMLDEDNELKSNLKMEFDIDKFYENVSNIYNSSKDTSQLDSLIININSIRRNLENEYEKYTSKNRGQDICPLCGYDYTKSNKKLRDKILEKEQYFSDQLENSNKILNKLIKTNKENFITPILEFLETQIKKKDINKDYKKLLDLANLNEKRVNNFNQFCNEHSIDLNKYTLDRENYTKEKEENNLNLLREELRVKKRKLEREDIHINKKEIDGIFSNIFDSDIEKVRKLTLININNKISYLENICSRQENIKRNKKLKQKELLVKKYLRLNDEYIKCKNIALAYKKCIDKYSDDIIKVLQIPLYIYSGKIIQDYQGGLGVFIRSEDGEQQLRLKFVNNNESKHDLLNKFSSGQLSGLILSIMMSLNKVFSNNKFNVLLIDDPLQSMDDINMTSFVELLRNEFEKSQVILSTHDERISRYIRYKFEKFNLKTIRYNVKEELKVQ; from the coding sequence GTGTATTTAATTAATAGATTAGAAATTAATAATTTCAAGTTGATTGATAGTAAGAAAGTAATAGATTTTTCTAAAAGTGATTTAATTGTATTAGATGGTCCTAACGGATACGGAAAAACTACTATATTTGATACAATAGAAATATTAGTAAAGGGAAATAGAAATTTAGATCAAGTTTTTAATTCGGAGTATAGAGCTGGAGATAAGCCTGTTGTATATGCATTTGACAAGAACAAGCCTATTGTCTTAAAAGGGGAGTTTATTAATGAACTGGGAGAAAAATTTATAGTAGAAAGAAAAATAGAGCATCCGGACAATATAGGAAAGATAAGTGATTTAAAAGACAGGTTTACTGCATATGAATTAAATAGTTTTGAAGAACGCGAAGGAAAGAAGATTACTCAAAAGCATATAAATGATAAGTTGGGATTATATCCTAATGAAAGTATATATAATTTAATGTATTATATACAACAAGAAGAAACCTTATTTTTTTTAAAGGAGAATGAATATAAAAGAAAAGAAAAATTAAATACTTTATTTAATATGGAGAAGGAATGTAAGGAACAAAGTAAGATACTTAAGCTAAGAGATAAACTTAATTCAAAAAGAAAACAAATTGGTGGAGAAGATGGAAAAGACGGAGAAATTTTAACATTAGATAAAGAAATAAATGAAATAAATATAAAAGATGCTACAGATGCAGTAAATGTACAATACACAAGATTAATAAGTCACAAGAATATTATATGGGATAATGAATTATTAGAATTAGATTATGATACTTTTCAGAAATCTATAGTTGAAATAAATAAAATAAAAATGTTAAGAGAAAATATAAAAGATTATGAAGCAATTTTGTATAATAGTAAAATAGATTTTGCATTAGATAAAAGACAAGAGGATATATTAAGAGGAAGCTTTATTATTAATCAGGAATTAATAATATATGATCAGAGAATGAAAGAAATAAAAATGTGCAATTCTTACAAAAGGTTTGTTAATTTTTTGAAATTAGATGACTATGTATCATTAAAAGAGATGCTAGATGAGGACAATGAGTTAAAAAGTAATTTGAAAATGGAATTTGACATAGATAAATTTTATGAAAATGTTTCAAATATCTATAATAGTAGTAAAGATACAAGTCAGTTAGATTCATTAATAATTAATATTAATTCAATTAGAAGAAATTTAGAAAATGAATATGAAAAATATACTTCTAAAAATAGAGGACAAGATATATGTCCACTATGTGGTTATGATTATACTAAATCAAATAAAAAGTTACGAGATAAGATACTTGAAAAAGAACAGTATTTTTCTGATCAACTTGAAAATAGTAATAAGATATTAAATAAACTAATAAAAACAAATAAAGAAAACTTTATAACGCCAATACTAGAGTTTCTAGAAACACAAATAAAGAAAAAGGATATTAACAAAGATTACAAAAAACTATTAGATCTAGCTAACTTAAATGAAAAAAGAGTAAATAATTTTAATCAATTTTGTAATGAACACAGTATAGATTTAAATAAATATACATTAGATAGAGAAAATTATACTAAGGAAAAAGAAGAAAACAATTTAAATTTATTGAGGGAAGAATTAAGAGTTAAGAAAAGAAAGTTGGAAAGGGAAGATATTCATATTAATAAAAAAGAAATAGATGGGATTTTTTCTAATATTTTTGATAGTGATATTGAAAAAGTTAGAAAATTAACTCTTATTAATATAAATAATAAAATATCATACTTAGAGAACATATGTAGTAGACAAGAAAACATTAAACGAAATAAAAAATTAAAACAGAAAGAACTATTAGTAAAGAAATATCTAAGATTGAATGATGAATATATTAAGTGCAAAAATATAGCGTTAGCGTATAAAAAGTGTATAGATAAATATTCAGATGATATTATAAAGGTACTTCAAATACCACTATATATATATAGTGGGAAAATAATACAGGATTATCAAGGGGGATTAGGGGTATTTATAAGAAGTGAAGATGGAGAACAGCAATTAAGGCTAAAATTTGTTAATAATAACGAATCTAAACATGATTTACTTAATAAATTTAGTTCGGGTCAATTGTCAGGATTAATATTATCAATTATGATGTCTTTAAATAAAGTATTTTCTAATAATAAATTTAATGTCTTATTAATAGATGATCCACTTCAAAGTATGGATGATATAAATATGACATCATTTGTAGAACTATTAAGAAATGAATTTGAAAAATCTCAAGTAATACTTTCTACACATGATGAGCGTATTTCAAGATACATTAGATATAAATTTGAAAAATTTAATCTAAAAACAATAAGATATAATGTTAAAGAAGAATTAAAAGTTCAATAA
- a CDS encoding ABC-three component system protein has product MSIYDASSSWSGYQYQGKITIYIALQLINECIRNPASMDIRKYFIEVEHREDLAIKKDNEYISFHQVKARKSDVYMNNYLEAIDKLYSEKMKSPDADIFLHTIVKIKDWSEEKYKKLYTDKIKKYEEDIKTIRTEKINLTDSRKIQKKDDQINTIQQKIEYNKIKYKESSKINDIKLFMYGVDENKFCSLNDIKEYIEKELKTYLVYTKQDGKLGDIDVIYNKLIVYMDEYIKKRHAKQVKEYFPLKEIKDLLDTNYLDRDRRFHLSKLKDIYCSISINNYCNDFCYIKEECNVDYYECKIYKVIEHLLNINLDDLEKIVRKCNPHILINDWEYDGRNFEKEEGLYFLYDTIINYIEKEVNIGKDIIKYDKLGVSYLPTTINEISKRIKKSAIEKYKKNINENKFLLNELFEDNVFITENLDSGNILESINDVDEVDNSYAEEQEKYGDKCYLTNKIMFKNIDKVKEEISND; this is encoded by the coding sequence ATGAGTATATATGATGCTAGTTCTAGTTGGAGTGGATATCAATACCAGGGAAAGATAACTATTTATATTGCGTTGCAACTTATAAATGAATGTATTAGAAATCCAGCTAGTATGGATATAAGAAAATATTTTATTGAAGTAGAACATCGAGAAGATTTAGCTATAAAAAAAGACAATGAGTATATTTCTTTTCATCAAGTAAAGGCTAGAAAATCTGATGTTTATATGAATAACTACTTAGAAGCGATAGATAAGCTATATAGTGAAAAGATGAAAAGTCCAGATGCTGATATATTTTTGCATACTATAGTTAAAATTAAAGATTGGAGTGAAGAAAAGTATAAAAAATTATATACAGATAAAATAAAAAAATATGAAGAGGATATTAAGACTATAAGAACTGAAAAAATTAATTTAACAGATAGTCGAAAGATTCAAAAAAAGGATGATCAAATAAATACGATACAACAGAAAATTGAATATAATAAAATAAAATATAAAGAGAGTAGCAAAATTAATGACATAAAATTATTCATGTATGGTGTAGATGAGAATAAGTTTTGTTCCTTAAATGATATAAAAGAATATATAGAAAAGGAATTAAAAACATATTTAGTATATACAAAACAAGATGGAAAACTAGGAGATATTGATGTTATATATAATAAACTTATAGTGTATATGGATGAATACATAAAGAAAAGGCATGCTAAACAAGTAAAAGAGTATTTTCCATTAAAAGAAATAAAGGATTTATTGGATACAAATTATTTAGATAGAGATAGAAGATTTCATCTGTCTAAACTAAAAGACATTTATTGTAGTATTAGCATAAATAATTATTGTAATGATTTTTGCTATATAAAAGAAGAATGCAATGTGGATTATTATGAATGTAAAATATATAAAGTAATTGAACATTTATTAAATATTAATTTAGATGATTTGGAGAAGATAGTACGAAAATGTAATCCACATATATTGATTAATGATTGGGAATATGATGGAAGAAATTTTGAGAAAGAAGAAGGATTATATTTTTTATATGATACTATTATTAATTATATAGAGAAAGAAGTTAATATTGGTAAAGATATTATTAAGTATGATAAATTAGGGGTGAGTTATTTACCCACTACAATAAATGAAATTTCAAAAAGAATTAAAAAAAGTGCTATTGAAAAGTATAAGAAAAACATAAATGAAAATAAATTTTTATTAAATGAATTATTTGAAGATAATGTATTTATAACTGAAAATTTAGATAGTGGAAATATATTAGAATCCATAAATGATGTAGATGAAGTTGATAATAGTTACGCAGAAGAACAAGAAAAATATGGTGATAAATGTTATTTAACTAATAAAATTATGTTCAAAAATATTGATAAAGTAAAAGAGGAGATAAGTAATGATTAA
- a CDS encoding ABC-three component system middle component 1 → MINIISDLFKLSEFAVDEKNSFASNNEKHIFYVYKSYNNINEFIENLVQDQDDLYDYISQLENGNEIKKNTSFIILIKLKEKNEKDIIQKEILDLEEDKYFFKKYVITYLSDEVESFYKKLEEYDNVMNFLKKSLNNAEKFEEFKVNNDISYYSLILKLYIKIPHLSCGDIFGQKEMISLKDNIIDEIEKMKDKDDTILDYHKKIISLQEKDMDSYIENMLLEIKESE, encoded by the coding sequence ATGATTAATATAATAAGTGATTTATTTAAATTGTCAGAATTTGCAGTAGATGAAAAAAATAGTTTTGCAAGTAACAATGAAAAGCATATTTTTTACGTTTATAAAAGCTATAATAATATTAATGAATTTATAGAAAATTTAGTTCAAGATCAGGATGATTTATATGATTATATATCACAATTAGAAAATGGAAATGAAATAAAAAAGAATACTTCATTTATTATATTGATTAAATTAAAAGAAAAAAATGAAAAAGATATTATTCAGAAGGAAATTCTGGACTTGGAAGAAGATAAGTATTTTTTTAAAAAATATGTAATTACTTATTTAAGTGATGAAGTTGAAAGTTTTTATAAGAAATTAGAAGAGTATGATAATGTAATGAATTTTTTAAAAAAGAGTCTTAATAATGCAGAAAAATTTGAAGAATTTAAAGTTAATAATGATATATCATATTACAGTTTAATTTTGAAGTTATATATAAAAATTCCTCATTTATCATGTGGTGATATATTTGGCCAAAAAGAAATGATAAGTTTAAAAGATAATATAATAGACGAAATTGAAAAAATGAAAGACAAAGATGATACAATACTAGATTATCATAAGAAGATAATATCCTTGCAAGAAAAAGATATGGATTCTTATATAGAAAATATGCTTTTAGAAATAAAGGAGAGTGAGTAG
- a CDS encoding methionyl aminopeptidase, with protein sequence MFSNRNAKCWCGSGLKYKRCHLEFDEKLESLKLKGEIVPPREVIKSPEDIEGIKKSSEVNNGVLDLVASKIKAGMSTLDIDKLVYDYTVEHGAIPAPLNFEGFPKSVCTSINNEVCHGIPDEKIILKDGDIVNVDVSTILNGYYSDASRMFMIGEVSEDAKKLVEVAKECMEAGIKAIKPWGHLGDIGAACQEVAHKNGYTIVRALGGHGVGNQFHEEPFVPHIGKKGTDMILVPGMVLTVEPMVNAGGYDVYVDAENEWTIYTEDDSLSAQWEHTVLITETGVEILAK encoded by the coding sequence ATGTTTTCAAATAGAAACGCAAAATGCTGGTGTGGCAGTGGATTAAAATATAAGAGATGTCATCTAGAATTTGATGAAAAGTTAGAAAGTTTAAAATTAAAAGGTGAAATTGTTCCACCGAGAGAAGTAATAAAGAGTCCAGAAGACATAGAAGGAATAAAAAAGAGCTCAGAAGTTAACAATGGAGTTTTAGATTTAGTTGCAAGTAAGATAAAGGCAGGAATGTCTACTTTAGATATAGATAAATTAGTTTATGACTATACAGTAGAACATGGTGCTATACCTGCACCTTTAAATTTTGAAGGATTCCCTAAGAGTGTATGTACTTCTATCAATAATGAAGTATGTCATGGGATACCAGATGAAAAGATAATACTTAAAGATGGAGATATAGTAAATGTAGATGTATCAACAATTCTTAATGGATATTATTCAGATGCATCAAGAATGTTTATGATAGGTGAAGTTAGTGAAGATGCTAAGAAATTAGTTGAAGTAGCTAAAGAATGTATGGAAGCTGGAATAAAAGCAATAAAACCATGGGGTCACTTAGGTGATATTGGAGCTGCTTGTCAAGAAGTAGCACATAAGAATGGTTACACAATTGTTAGAGCTTTAGGTGGTCATGGAGTAGGAAATCAATTCCATGAAGAACCTTTTGTACCTCATATCGGTAAAAAGGGTACAGATATGATTTTAGTACCAGGAATGGTATTAACAGTAGAACCAATGGTTAATGCTGGTGGATATGATGTATATGTAGATGCAGAAAACGAATGGACTATATATACAGAAGATGATTCATTATCAGCTCAATGGGAACATACTGTTTTAATAACTGAAACTGGAGTTGAAATATTAGCTAAATAA
- a CDS encoding DEAD/DEAH box helicase yields the protein MSKEFNKFELSGELLKAIDNLGYKTPSEVQEKAIPEILRNKDLVVKSQTGSGKTASFGIPLCEKIDWDENKPQVLVLAPTRELAVQISEDISNIGRYKRINCVPIFGKQSIMDQERKLKQKTHIVVGTPGRVLDHIDRGSLDVSKINYFVIDEADEMLNMGFIKQVEAIIRRIPKKRVTLLFSATIPDEIKNLCDKHMNRPIDIAIKSQNLTSDNVSHYAYHVGYNQKLDLLNNILISEMPETSVVFCRTKENVDTVHEYLNKKGYSTNKIHGGMMQKDRLDTMEQFRRGDFRILVATDIASRGIDIEGITHVINYDIPVEKEAYVHRIGRTGRAGAKGVALTFCKDSGDRYLNEIEEYIGFKLEVKDLPSKEDIIKSTEKAMEVLKSKPKKKKEKSNAVNKDIMKIYLNGGKKKKIRAGDIVGAVTKIPGVTGEDIGIIDVQDLASYVDILNGKGKTVINGLKTATIKGKKLKCDRARG from the coding sequence ATGAGCAAAGAATTTAATAAATTTGAATTAAGTGGTGAATTGCTAAAAGCAATAGATAATTTAGGATATAAGACTCCATCAGAGGTTCAAGAGAAAGCAATACCAGAAATACTTAGAAATAAAGATTTAGTTGTAAAATCTCAAACAGGAAGTGGAAAGACTGCATCTTTTGGTATTCCATTATGTGAAAAAATAGACTGGGATGAAAATAAACCCCAAGTGTTAGTATTAGCACCAACAAGAGAATTAGCAGTTCAAATTAGTGAAGATATATCTAATATAGGAAGATATAAAAGAATTAATTGTGTACCTATCTTTGGAAAGCAATCAATAATGGATCAAGAAAGAAAATTAAAGCAAAAAACACATATAGTTGTTGGTACTCCAGGCAGAGTATTAGATCATATAGATAGAGGAAGCCTTGATGTGTCAAAGATAAACTATTTTGTTATAGATGAAGCAGATGAAATGCTTAATATGGGATTTATAAAACAAGTAGAAGCTATAATAAGAAGAATACCAAAGAAAAGAGTAACATTATTATTTTCTGCAACTATACCTGATGAAATAAAAAACTTATGTGACAAACATATGAATAGACCAATTGATATAGCAATTAAATCTCAAAATTTAACAAGCGATAATGTGAGTCACTATGCTTACCATGTAGGATATAATCAAAAACTAGATCTATTAAATAATATACTTATATCTGAAATGCCAGAAACTTCAGTTGTATTTTGTAGAACAAAAGAAAATGTTGATACAGTACATGAATATTTAAATAAAAAGGGCTATTCAACTAATAAGATACATGGTGGAATGATGCAAAAAGACAGACTTGATACTATGGAGCAATTTAGAAGAGGTGACTTTAGAATTTTAGTGGCAACAGATATAGCTTCAAGAGGTATAGATATAGAGGGAATTACTCATGTTATAAACTATGATATTCCAGTTGAAAAAGAAGCATATGTACATAGAATAGGAAGAACAGGACGTGCAGGAGCTAAAGGAGTAGCTTTAACTTTTTGCAAAGATTCTGGAGACAGATATTTAAATGAAATTGAAGAATACATAGGTTTTAAACTAGAAGTTAAAGATCTTCCAAGCAAAGAAGACATAATTAAAAGCACAGAAAAAGCAATGGAAGTATTAAAAAGTAAACCAAAGAAGAAGAAGGAAAAGAGTAATGCCGTAAATAAAGATATAATGAAGATATATCTAAATGGTGGTAAGAAAAAGAAAATTCGTGCAGGGGATATAGTTGGAGCAGTAACTAAAATACCAGGAGTAACTGGTGAAGATATTGGAATAATAGATGTTCAAGATTTAGCTTCATATGTAGATATATTAAATGGAAAAGGTAAGACTGTAATAAATGGACTAAAGACAGCTACGATTAAAGGTAAAAAGCTTAAATGTGATAGAGCAAGAGGTTAA
- a CDS encoding Shedu anti-phage system protein SduA domain-containing protein, producing the protein MIKEYCYKEPEEWTKRRNTIRKNQIPIETIANLVGDGANEREIQKVIKKDLSFLADYLQSPIDEYICLSELPIGDNVVDFVVLTSRSRMLVYLIEIKGADFFTVKSNHYKGMNSHIHDAVNQIGNHISYIEQNYETFRKYIHGIREQVINGDYKSNYLLGPKGHLEVDQNKDIEIETIVIGGKSKEDYTDSNERTRFESKNKYWLHVYSWESFLRRIDKVHGHYFE; encoded by the coding sequence ATGATTAAAGAGTATTGTTATAAAGAACCAGAGGAATGGACTAAAAGAAGAAATACGATAAGAAAAAATCAGATTCCAATAGAAACGATTGCAAATTTAGTTGGGGATGGTGCTAATGAAAGAGAAATTCAAAAAGTTATAAAAAAGGATTTATCATTTTTAGCTGATTATTTACAATCACCAATAGATGAATATATATGTTTATCGGAATTACCAATAGGTGATAATGTAGTAGATTTTGTTGTATTAACATCACGTTCTAGAATGTTAGTATATTTAATTGAAATTAAAGGAGCTGACTTTTTTACAGTAAAGTCCAATCATTACAAAGGTATGAATAGTCATATTCATGATGCAGTAAATCAGATTGGAAACCATATTAGTTATATAGAACAAAATTATGAAACATTCAGAAAATATATTCATGGTATTAGGGAACAAGTAATTAATGGGGATTATAAATCAAATTATTTATTAGGACCGAAAGGACATTTAGAAGTAGATCAAAATAAAGACATTGAAATAGAAACAATAGTAATAGGTGGAAAGTCAAAAGAGGACTATACTGATAGCAATGAAAGAACTAGATTTGAAAGTAAGAATAAGTATTGGTTGCATGTTTATTCTTGGGAATCCTTTTTAAGAAGGATTGATAAGGTTCATGGACATTATTTTGAATAA